The Candidatus Cloacimonadota bacterium genome has a segment encoding these proteins:
- a CDS encoding right-handed parallel beta-helix repeat-containing protein has translation MKNSKQFLCYFVIIVLTNFVITNISFAQTHIPYGDVSGTWTIDGSPYIIDGHINVPVDSALVIEPGVNVIFSDQYYFRIYGKLLSEGILNDTINFTVQDTTNDYAGLYFYDTDISIQDSSKVEYCKFDPGCVGFFNSSNIILANSVVTNGAGVFCSEASPTLIDITISNNTTDYYGGGIYCTDSSNPSLVNVTISGNSATWGGGISCIYNSNPTLENVNIINNNAIGVGGGIFCEESSSPILNNVTISGNEGGGIACYDNSNPILANVIISNNSVWGGLYFNNSSPILSNVVISGNSTIGSGGGICGWVNDGNITLEDVIIIGNSALSDGGGIQVCGDETNLNLVNVLIANNYAENCGGGINAINGPSLNITNVTFSGNSTEGLGGGIMCQLGCNLIMRNSIVWNNPGGEIVEYGPGNEVTINYSDICGGWFGQGSNNIDTDPLFADTLYHLSEYSPCIDAGNPDTMYYDVEDPNNPGFALYPAMGTIINDMGAYGGHGNYEPPVTVDDEQIPNHNSIQLNNYPNPFTNSTTISFNISRKEAKTAKIEIYNIKGQKIKQYSIFNSQSSIQWDGKNENNKPVSNGIYFYILETDKQKSKVKKMLFIR, from the coding sequence ATGAAGAATTCAAAACAATTTCTTTGCTATTTCGTTATTATAGTTTTAACCAATTTTGTGATAACTAATATCTCATTTGCTCAAACACATATCCCTTACGGAGATGTAAGCGGCACCTGGACAATTGATGGTAGCCCTTACATAATTGATGGGCACATAAATGTTCCCGTAGATAGTGCTTTAGTAATTGAACCGGGTGTAAATGTTATTTTTTCTGATCAGTATTATTTTCGAATATATGGAAAGCTATTGTCTGAGGGAATATTAAATGATACTATAAATTTTACAGTTCAAGATACAACAAATGATTATGCTGGATTATATTTTTATGACACAGACATTTCGATACAGGATAGCTCAAAAGTTGAATACTGCAAATTTGATCCTGGCTGTGTAGGTTTTTTTAACTCTTCGAATATCATTTTAGCAAATAGTGTTGTAACTAATGGTGCTGGTGTTTTTTGCTCAGAGGCAAGCCCAACACTTATTGATATTACAATTAGCAATAACACCACAGACTATTACGGCGGTGGTATATATTGCACTGACTCCTCTAACCCGAGTTTGGTTAATGTTACTATTAGTGGAAATTCGGCTACTTGGGGAGGTGGTATTAGTTGTATATATAATTCCAATCCAACTCTAGAAAATGTAAATATAATAAATAACAATGCCATAGGAGTTGGAGGGGGAATTTTCTGTGAAGAATCATCAAGCCCTATTCTAAATAATGTCACTATTAGCGGAAATGAAGGTGGGGGTATCGCTTGTTATGATAATTCCAATCCAATTCTTGCTAATGTTATTATTAGTAATAATAGTGTTTGGGGCGGACTTTATTTTAATAATTCCAGTCCGATACTTAGTAATGTCGTTATTAGTGGAAATAGTACTATAGGGAGTGGTGGAGGAATTTGTGGCTGGGTAAATGATGGTAACATAACACTTGAGGATGTTATTATTATAGGAAACTCTGCTTTATCTGATGGAGGTGGTATACAGGTTTGTGGGGATGAGACTAATCTCAATCTGGTAAATGTGTTGATTGCGAATAATTATGCAGAAAATTGTGGAGGTGGTATTAATGCAATTAATGGTCCTAGTTTAAATATAACAAATGTTACATTTAGTGGCAATTCAACAGAAGGATTGGGTGGTGGAATTATGTGCCAACTCGGATGTAATCTTATAATGAGGAATAGCATAGTTTGGAATAATCCGGGTGGTGAAATAGTTGAGTATGGACCTGGAAATGAAGTAACAATTAATTATTCGGATATCTGCGGAGGTTGGTTCGGACAGGGAAGTAATAATATTGATACAGATCCTTTATTTGCAGATACCCTTTATCATCTCTCGGAATATTCACCCTGCATAGATGCGGGTAACCCCGATACGATGTATTATGATGTGGAAGATCCGAATAATCCGGGCTTTGCACTATATCCTGCAATGGGAACAATTATAAATGATATGGGCGCCTATGGAGGACATGGCAATTATGAACCACCTGTTACGGTAGATGACGAACAGATACCTAATCATAATTCGATTCAATTAAACAATTATCCTAATCCATTCACAAACTCCACCACGATTTCTTTTAATATTTCTAGAAAAGAAGCAAAGACCGCAAAGATAGAAATTTATAATATCAAAGGGCAAAAGATAAAACAATATTCAATATTCAATAGTCAATCTTCAATTCAATGGGATGGAAAAAATGAAAATAACAAACCGGTTTCAAATGGAATTTACTTTTATATATTGGAAACCGATAAACAAAAATCAAAGGTAAAGAAGATGCTTTTTATTAGATAA
- a CDS encoding C25 family cysteine peptidase yields the protein MKKKHLPLFLLLFIFSSVFLFSVNNAYAIAITYTDSWGNSGYNLDSANESGIEITFSITEFFLEDREINGKIMQTLHLSGVFLPNDAGAPDLPCSGRYIAIPQGASANVQIIALRTETFQDIDMAPAYRIPLETETGPLEYSKNLEIYSKDAFYPENSVIISEPMQVRGVDAVILGITPFQYNPVTKELIVYRDLKVDVTFNGGNGHFGEDRLRSRWWDPILSDVLLNYVSLPKMDYNYSSKSRDGFEYLIITPDDPDFIAWADSIKVFRTLQGILTGVVATTEVGGNTTTAIENYINNAYNTWDPAPVAVLLLGDYGTTGNTIVSPIWYGGYNPCASDNIYADVDGDDLPEIVFARITAQDEDDLSTMIGKALNYERTPPTNPDFYNHPISAGGWQSDRWFILCSDIIYGFWENVLGKSPVREYAGYSGGAPSYWSTNSNTSIIVNYFGPTGLGYIPATPSHLTDWGGNAYRINNDINSGAFMIQHRDHGGETGWGDPSYHNSDLAGLNNDDLTFVFSVNCLTGKYNWCSECFAEAFHRHEKGALGIIAASEVSFSFVNDTYVWGMYDNMWHDFDPGYGGNDFDTNFILPCFANASGKYYLQVSSWPTNPGSKNTVYHLFHHHGDAFTTVYSEMPQDLTVIHNPVLLSGVDFFTVTANEEALISLTVNGEIIGIGEGIGTPINITIPPQLPGNNMIVTITKQNYYRYSASVEIIPPSGPYVVYDSHMINDALGNNNGEPDFGEEILLGMTLKNVGIQNAYDVVATLSTADDYITITDSTGNFGTIIAGRARTRIDAFDFDIADDIPDQHIVMFDLEITGSAKDTWEASFAIVINAPYLTIGDLIIDDSGGNNNGRLDPGETVHLIIPTTNDGHSDSPNATGNLSCSNEYITINTGTSDLGVIPVDSTESAMFNITVASDTPIGITIPLAYTVTAGSYSASESFYEPVGLSIEDFETGDFSSYDWVQGGDANWTVVTENPYEGTYCTKSGTISDNQTTELSINADVFTGTISFYRKVSSEANYDYLRFYIDGAQQGQWAGSVSWGEESYTVTSGNHTFKWSYEKDVGVSSGSDCAWIDFITFPPILPPEPVFYLDPTSIDFGEVTVGDSSTAQFTIHNLGGDTLSGTIRTPNGYTVAEAGTQSGAKNQIPYSIPLGQSQTYDLTFNPTAPQSYNGTVLIIVYPNQREFLTVTGTGIQVSITELDVFENTKLLGSYPNPAINSTIIKYQLKGSSKSQDATIKVYNIQGELVKMIQGKNGKAILDVSDISTGIYFYQLKTENYNRIKKLVVIR from the coding sequence ATGAAAAAAAAGCATTTACCACTATTTTTACTTCTCTTTATTTTTTCAAGTGTATTTTTGTTCAGCGTAAATAATGCTTATGCAATAGCAATAACATATACAGATAGCTGGGGAAATTCTGGCTATAATTTAGATAGTGCAAATGAATCTGGTATTGAAATAACTTTTTCAATCACAGAATTCTTTTTAGAGGACAGAGAAATTAATGGGAAGATTATGCAAACCTTGCATCTTTCAGGAGTCTTTCTTCCCAACGATGCCGGTGCACCCGACCTACCATGTTCTGGTCGTTATATTGCAATTCCTCAGGGAGCATCAGCCAATGTTCAAATCATTGCCTTACGCACGGAAACATTCCAGGATATAGATATGGCACCAGCATATCGTATCCCTCTTGAAACTGAAACAGGACCACTTGAATACAGTAAAAATTTAGAAATATACTCAAAAGATGCTTTCTATCCTGAAAATTCTGTGATAATTTCTGAGCCTATGCAAGTTCGTGGTGTTGATGCTGTAATACTTGGCATTACACCATTTCAGTATAATCCCGTAACAAAAGAATTGATTGTTTATCGTGATTTGAAAGTTGATGTCACCTTTAATGGTGGAAATGGACATTTTGGTGAAGACAGGCTACGCAGTCGCTGGTGGGATCCAATATTAAGTGATGTGCTACTTAACTATGTTTCTCTGCCCAAGATGGATTATAATTACTCCTCAAAATCTCGTGATGGTTTTGAATATCTTATTATTACACCTGATGACCCAGATTTCATTGCATGGGCAGATTCTATCAAGGTTTTTCGAACCTTACAAGGTATTCTTACAGGTGTTGTGGCAACCACTGAAGTTGGTGGAAACACTACAACAGCAATTGAAAACTATATCAACAATGCATACAATACTTGGGACCCTGCTCCTGTTGCAGTTCTGTTATTGGGTGATTATGGAACAACAGGCAACACAATTGTTTCTCCTATCTGGTATGGAGGATATAATCCGTGTGCTTCTGACAATATCTATGCTGATGTAGATGGCGACGATCTTCCGGAAATAGTTTTTGCTCGTATAACGGCACAAGATGAAGATGATTTATCAACAATGATTGGAAAAGCTTTGAACTATGAACGGACTCCACCAACAAATCCAGATTTTTACAATCATCCTATTTCTGCTGGAGGCTGGCAATCAGATCGCTGGTTTATTCTCTGTAGTGATATAATATATGGATTTTGGGAGAATGTTTTAGGCAAATCACCTGTCCGTGAATACGCTGGTTATAGTGGTGGTGCACCTTCTTACTGGTCAACTAATTCAAATACCAGTATAATAGTCAATTATTTTGGACCCACTGGTCTTGGTTATATTCCAGCAACTCCATCACACCTTACGGATTGGGGCGGAAATGCATATCGTATAAATAATGATATAAATAGCGGTGCCTTTATGATACAGCACAGAGACCATGGTGGCGAAACTGGCTGGGGCGACCCCAGTTATCACAATAGCGACCTTGCTGGATTGAACAATGATGATCTTACTTTTGTCTTTTCTGTAAATTGTTTAACAGGTAAGTACAATTGGTGTAGTGAGTGCTTCGCAGAAGCATTCCACCGTCATGAGAAAGGAGCACTTGGTATTATTGCAGCATCAGAGGTTTCATTCTCTTTTGTGAACGATACTTATGTTTGGGGAATGTATGATAATATGTGGCATGATTTTGACCCAGGATATGGAGGAAATGATTTTGATACTAACTTTATTCTTCCGTGTTTTGCTAATGCTTCTGGGAAATATTATCTTCAAGTTTCAAGTTGGCCAACTAACCCAGGTTCTAAAAATACAGTTTATCATCTGTTTCATCACCATGGAGATGCATTTACTACTGTGTATTCAGAAATGCCACAGGACTTAACTGTAATTCATAACCCTGTTTTATTAAGTGGTGTTGATTTCTTCACTGTAACGGCAAATGAGGAGGCCCTTATCTCATTAACTGTGAATGGAGAAATTATTGGTATTGGTGAAGGAATCGGAACACCTATTAATATTACTATTCCACCGCAATTACCGGGCAACAATATGATAGTTACTATTACCAAGCAGAATTATTACCGCTATTCTGCTTCTGTAGAAATTATTCCGCCAAGCGGTCCTTATGTTGTATATGATTCTCATATGATTAATGATGCATTAGGCAATAATAACGGCGAACCAGACTTCGGTGAAGAGATATTACTGGGTATGACCCTCAAAAATGTTGGCATACAAAATGCATATGATGTGGTTGCAACATTATCAACTGCAGATGATTATATCACAATAACTGATAGTACAGGAAATTTTGGTACAATTATAGCTGGTAGAGCAAGAACACGAATTGATGCATTTGATTTTGATATTGCTGATGACATTCCAGACCAACATATAGTTATGTTTGATTTAGAAATAACAGGAAGTGCAAAAGATACCTGGGAAGCTTCATTTGCCATTGTAATTAACGCCCCTTATCTGACTATCGGCGACCTAATAATTGATGATTCTGGTGGCAATAATAATGGACGCTTAGATCCTGGAGAAACAGTTCATTTAATAATCCCCACAACTAATGATGGTCATTCAGACTCTCCAAATGCCACTGGAAACTTATCCTGTAGTAATGAGTATATTACTATTAACACAGGAACATCCGATTTAGGTGTTATTCCTGTAGATTCTACTGAAAGTGCGATGTTTAATATTACAGTAGCTTCCGACACGCCAATCGGTATTACAATACCTCTTGCGTATACTGTAACTGCAGGGAGTTATTCCGCTTCAGAATCCTTTTATGAACCTGTAGGCTTATCTATTGAAGATTTTGAAACAGGGGATTTCTCCAGTTATGATTGGGTGCAAGGCGGCGATGCAAATTGGACAGTTGTTACAGAAAATCCTTATGAAGGTACTTATTGTACAAAATCAGGAACAATTTCTGACAATCAAACTACAGAATTATCAATTAATGCGGATGTTTTTACTGGAACTATTTCTTTTTATCGCAAAGTATCATCAGAAGCTAATTATGATTATCTAAGATTTTACATAGATGGTGCTCAGCAAGGACAATGGGCAGGGAGTGTTTCCTGGGGTGAAGAGTCTTATACAGTAACATCAGGTAATCACACTTTTAAATGGTCTTATGAAAAGGATGTTGGTGTTAGTAGTGGTAGTGATTGTGCCTGGATTGATTTTATAACTTTTCCACCAATATTGCCACCCGAGCCAGTGTTTTATTTAGATCCCACATCTATTGATTTTGGCGAGGTAACAGTTGGTGATTCTTCCACTGCACAGTTTACAATACATAATTTAGGCGGCGATACATTAAGCGGCACCATTAGAACTCCAAATGGTTATACAGTTGCTGAAGCTGGAACCCAATCTGGTGCCAAGAATCAAATTCCTTATAGCATACCTTTAGGCCAAAGTCAAACTTATGATTTAACTTTTAACCCAACTGCACCTCAATCTTACAACGGTACTGTTTTAATTATTGTATATCCTAATCAACGGGAGTTTCTTACAGTGACAGGGACTGGTATTCAGGTAAGTATTACTGAGTTAGATGTATTTGAAAATACAAAATTATTAGGCAGTTATCCAAATCCTGCTATTAATTCTACAATCATAAAATATCAACTCAAAGGCAGTTCTAAATCTCAGGATGCAACTATTAAGGTCTATAATATTCAGGGTGAATTAGTTAAAATGATCCAGGGCAAGAATGGTAAAGCTATATTAGATGTATCAGACATTTCAACGGGAATCTATTTCTACCAACTCAAGACGGAGAACTACAATAGAATAAAAAAATTGGTTGTAATCAGATAA